One Jatrophihabitans endophyticus DNA window includes the following coding sequences:
- a CDS encoding glycosyltransferase family 4 protein, protein MSPISYGVNACFVRHGRVGGAEQATVNLLEGLRTEARATEEWVVYDREPLVTRSDLAPVREHTLRDVRRLNRMAYEPVALSARRQPAAWLHLNYATPAGLRAPAVTVIHDAQYAHYPENFSTVKRTWLARAHAHTARRADAIVAISEFTAQDLARLHGPRISDKITVIPNAVSFRRLLVDDGQRDTPFGRDRPFILSVAAPYRHKNLQTLIAAHESIARRHDVDLVLVGQDRDAMVGRASAVRLDPAETGPRVTYTGFVDDAVLGALYRAAAVFAFPSLFEGFGLPVIEALGLGVPTVTTRCGSIPEVGGDLPVYVQDPMSVAELADALVSVLDEPDAVRPSEAQAQSLRERFSPTTVARQYAELVRSVAA, encoded by the coding sequence ATGTCACCGATCAGCTACGGCGTCAACGCGTGCTTCGTGCGCCACGGCCGCGTCGGTGGGGCCGAACAGGCGACGGTCAACCTGCTCGAGGGATTGCGGACGGAGGCCCGCGCCACCGAGGAGTGGGTCGTCTACGACCGTGAGCCGCTGGTCACGCGCAGTGACCTAGCCCCGGTCCGCGAGCACACGCTGCGAGACGTCCGCCGGCTGAACCGGATGGCGTACGAGCCGGTGGCGCTCTCGGCGCGTCGCCAGCCCGCCGCGTGGCTGCACCTGAACTACGCGACCCCTGCCGGATTGCGCGCGCCGGCGGTCACGGTGATCCACGACGCGCAGTACGCGCATTACCCGGAGAACTTCTCCACCGTGAAGCGGACCTGGCTCGCCCGCGCTCACGCGCACACCGCACGACGTGCGGACGCGATCGTGGCGATCTCCGAGTTCACCGCACAGGATCTCGCTCGCCTGCACGGGCCACGCATCAGCGACAAGATCACCGTGATCCCGAACGCCGTCTCCTTCCGCCGGCTGCTGGTCGACGACGGGCAGCGCGACACCCCGTTCGGACGCGACCGGCCGTTCATCCTGTCGGTCGCGGCACCGTACCGGCACAAGAACCTGCAGACCCTGATCGCGGCCCACGAGTCGATCGCGCGGCGGCACGACGTCGACCTGGTGCTCGTCGGGCAGGACCGCGACGCGATGGTGGGGCGCGCGTCGGCGGTGCGGCTCGACCCCGCCGAGACCGGGCCGCGCGTGACCTACACCGGATTCGTCGACGACGCCGTGTTGGGTGCGCTCTACCGGGCCGCGGCGGTCTTCGCCTTCCCGTCGCTGTTCGAGGGCTTCGGCCTGCCCGTCATCGAGGCCCTCGGTCTCGGCGTTCCCACCGTGACGACACGGTGCGGCTCGATACCCGAGGTCGGCGGTGATCTCCCGGTCTACGTGCAGGACCCGATGTCGGTCGCCGAGCTCGCCGACGCGCTGGTGTCCGTGCTCGACGAGCCGGACGCCGTGCGGCCGAGCGAGGCCCAGGCACAGTCGCTGCGCGAGCGGTTCTCCCCCACCACGGTCGCCCGGCAGTACGCCGAGTTGGTGCGGTCGGTCGCAGCCTGA
- a CDS encoding DUF4012 domain-containing protein, with protein MAESDVADSGDHSAAEDRNAAGPSDDHGASDSSTGGRRAGRARLAVTAGWVLLGLLVLGGVWIVVTGILARSQLNAARAQLSQLRTAVAAGRADEASRLVDAIRDHTGRAAALTSGPAWWVGRNMPGVGSPLQTVSVVVTQANHLADDALPGAVELARTLPAGNGASSIDLPAIEHALPVLARASASTSRATDAVAGADPSWLPFVSNTRSDLLRQLQRLDGELSGADRAARIALPMLGRDRPQRYFVGFMNEAESRGGGGIAGGYAIAVADHGRLRFEHFGTDSDFAHVRSNARLSPELLARYGNTDPTGVIQNSNLTPDFSVTGRIWAGFWEKRTGETVDGALAVDPTALSYLLRVTGGARLADGTRVTTANVVGLTQRDQYRRFPGLTPAANRERKAYLTSVARALSNRLVSGGDRARLARALSRSARERRLVVWSANERTESLLRTAQWAGSFGNEPGAPYSAFVVNNAAGSKLDYYLDRTASYTRRSCAAGGAATATLTLRNSAPRHGLPPYVTYRADKPAFRTHPGDNQLLVTYYGSAGASLRSMTVDGRTVGGAVQTENGLLAVTIALELPVSTSRTVTVTLSEPASHGPVRTLVQPSVRPPRMTVGGARCGS; from the coding sequence GTGGCTGAGAGCGACGTGGCGGACAGCGGTGACCATTCCGCCGCCGAGGACCGGAACGCCGCCGGACCGTCCGACGACCATGGTGCGAGCGACAGCTCGACAGGTGGCCGCCGAGCGGGCCGCGCCCGTCTCGCCGTCACCGCGGGCTGGGTCCTTCTCGGTCTCCTCGTGCTCGGCGGAGTGTGGATCGTGGTCACCGGGATACTGGCCCGCAGCCAGCTGAACGCGGCTCGTGCCCAGCTCTCGCAACTGCGGACCGCCGTGGCAGCCGGACGTGCCGACGAGGCATCGCGACTCGTCGACGCCATCCGCGACCACACCGGCCGGGCAGCGGCTCTCACCTCGGGCCCGGCGTGGTGGGTGGGACGCAACATGCCCGGCGTCGGCAGCCCGTTACAGACGGTGAGCGTCGTCGTCACCCAGGCGAACCACCTCGCCGACGACGCCCTGCCGGGGGCCGTCGAGCTGGCACGGACGCTGCCGGCCGGGAACGGTGCGTCGTCCATCGACCTCCCGGCGATCGAGCACGCGCTCCCGGTCCTCGCGAGAGCGAGTGCGTCGACGAGCCGCGCGACCGACGCTGTCGCCGGTGCCGACCCCTCGTGGCTGCCGTTCGTGAGCAACACGCGTAGCGACCTACTGCGGCAGCTTCAGCGCCTGGACGGCGAGCTCAGCGGCGCCGATCGCGCGGCTCGGATCGCGCTGCCGATGCTTGGCCGGGATCGCCCGCAGCGCTACTTCGTCGGCTTCATGAACGAGGCCGAGTCGCGCGGTGGCGGCGGCATCGCCGGCGGGTACGCGATCGCCGTCGCCGACCACGGTCGGCTGCGCTTCGAACACTTCGGCACCGACTCCGACTTCGCGCACGTGCGCTCGAACGCCAGGCTGAGCCCCGAGCTGCTCGCCCGCTACGGCAACACCGACCCGACGGGCGTCATCCAGAACTCCAACCTCACCCCGGACTTCAGCGTGACCGGCCGGATCTGGGCCGGCTTCTGGGAGAAGCGGACCGGGGAGACGGTCGACGGCGCGCTCGCGGTCGACCCGACCGCCCTCAGCTACCTGCTCCGCGTCACCGGCGGGGCACGACTCGCCGACGGCACCCGCGTGACCACGGCCAACGTCGTCGGTCTCACCCAGCGAGACCAGTACAGGCGCTTTCCCGGGCTGACGCCGGCGGCCAACCGGGAGCGCAAGGCCTACCTGACCTCGGTCGCGCGAGCCCTGTCGAACCGGCTCGTGTCCGGGGGCGACCGGGCCAGGCTGGCCCGCGCACTGTCCCGCTCCGCTCGCGAGCGGCGACTGGTCGTGTGGAGCGCGAACGAACGGACCGAGTCCCTGCTGCGGACCGCGCAGTGGGCGGGGAGCTTCGGCAACGAACCCGGTGCACCGTATTCCGCCTTCGTCGTCAACAACGCGGCGGGGAGCAAACTCGACTACTACCTCGACCGCACGGCCTCCTACACCCGACGAAGCTGCGCCGCCGGCGGCGCCGCCACCGCGACCCTGACCCTGCGCAACTCCGCCCCCCGGCACGGGCTGCCGCCCTACGTCACCTATCGCGCCGACAAGCCTGCGTTCCGGACGCACCCCGGCGACAACCAGCTGCTCGTGACCTACTACGGCAGCGCCGGCGCATCGCTGCGCTCGATGACGGTCGACGGGCGAACCGTCGGCGGCGCGGTGCAGACCGAGAACGGCCTGCTCGCCGTGACCATCGCGCTGGAGCTGCCGGTCTCGACGAGCCGAACGGTCACGGTGACGCTGTCGGAACCGGCGTCGCACGGGCCGGTCCGCACCCTCGTCCAGCCGTCGGTCCGCCCGCCTCGGATGACTGTCGGAGGCGCGCGATGCGGATCCTGA
- a CDS encoding glycosyltransferase family 4 protein — protein sequence MTEGDTRRLRVLIGAYACGPGEGSEPGAGWAFVRAAAEHSDVWVVTRRRFEPAIRAALDDEPDLAAHVHVRYLDLSDRVLRAKRRHRDVYWYYVLWQRALAGLAAELHATVSFDVAHHVTFASDWQPCGLTTLSDVPLVWGPVGGATYQPTRLLRWLGWRGVLAETARSCFTRVARRVWGDPIARRAAVVVALNTDVARRFAYARRVVVEPNIALYDDFPQRTATPRDDGSRRQAVFVGRLLPWKGPQLAIRALARPGGERWDLALYGEGPYEPALRALVGELGLGSRVSFEGHAPRSDVLAALAAADALLFPSMHDSAGWVVGEASAVGCPVVCLDVGGPPLLADRNGLVCPIDGDVVGGLAHALDASTTFESGPTDRWSAERLPAMTARWYADACGRSARASTST from the coding sequence ATGACCGAGGGCGACACCCGCCGGCTGCGCGTTCTGATCGGGGCGTACGCCTGCGGTCCGGGCGAGGGATCCGAGCCCGGCGCAGGGTGGGCGTTCGTCCGGGCAGCCGCCGAGCACAGCGACGTGTGGGTGGTGACTCGCCGTCGGTTCGAGCCGGCCATCCGTGCCGCCCTGGACGACGAGCCCGACCTCGCGGCGCACGTCCACGTGCGCTATCTCGACCTGTCCGACCGGGTGCTGCGCGCCAAACGGCGACACCGCGACGTGTACTGGTACTACGTGTTGTGGCAGCGCGCGCTGGCCGGGTTGGCCGCGGAACTGCACGCGACCGTGTCCTTCGACGTGGCCCACCACGTCACGTTCGCCTCCGACTGGCAGCCCTGTGGCCTGACGACGCTGAGCGACGTTCCCCTCGTGTGGGGCCCGGTCGGCGGCGCGACCTACCAGCCCACCCGGTTGCTGCGCTGGCTCGGCTGGCGCGGAGTCCTCGCCGAGACGGCGCGCTCCTGCTTCACCAGAGTCGCGCGGCGCGTCTGGGGCGATCCGATCGCCCGGCGGGCTGCCGTCGTCGTCGCCCTCAACACCGACGTCGCGCGCCGATTCGCTTACGCCCGGCGGGTGGTGGTCGAGCCCAACATCGCGCTGTACGACGATTTCCCGCAGCGGACGGCTACCCCCCGGGACGACGGGTCACGACGCCAGGCCGTCTTCGTCGGTCGACTCCTGCCGTGGAAGGGCCCGCAGCTGGCCATCCGGGCGCTCGCCCGCCCGGGGGGCGAACGGTGGGACCTCGCGTTGTACGGCGAAGGCCCGTACGAACCGGCCCTGCGCGCGCTGGTCGGCGAGCTCGGCCTCGGGTCGCGCGTGAGTTTCGAGGGGCACGCGCCGCGTTCGGACGTGCTCGCCGCGCTCGCCGCCGCCGACGCGCTGCTCTTCCCGTCCATGCACGACTCGGCAGGGTGGGTGGTCGGGGAGGCCAGCGCCGTCGGCTGCCCGGTCGTCTGCCTCGACGTCGGCGGCCCGCCCCTGTTGGCCGATCGCAATGGCCTCGTCTGCCCGATCGACGGCGACGTGGTGGGTGGTCTCGCCCATGCCCTGGACGCCTCGACCACGTTCGAGTCGGGGCCGACCGACCGCTGGTCCGCCGAGCGACTGCCCGCCATGACCGCTCGGTGGTACGCCGACGCGTGCGGCCGATCGGCACGAGCGTCCACCTCGACATAA
- a CDS encoding right-handed parallel beta-helix repeat-containing protein — translation MSPTRTLARLRVAAVALAVAVPALAIPAFGSATAAASTACTVTVTPSSNFRAAVNSGANGSVVCFAAGVYRVTAPLAPRQGQTLRGEPGAVLSGAVAVDSWAASGARYVAHGYLPAAYSDGGVCESTTSNDCRLAETLRVNGRLLSRASSAATVTASSYYADYDTNDIYLGVAPAPGQAELSRTRIGIQSSSSDVVVEGFTIEGFASLYQRGAVMVCGPRWTVQNNVVRWNHNVGIQLALSDDARILSNTIDSNGETGVSQWKSTGVVISGNTISNNNTDGYWIADGQSGGIKFAESTALFSKNVVAANKGVGVWADSYTYGITIDQNVIRDNDADGVRFEISKNGVISDNQISDNALHLGRTSGTSLYSGGGVNISNASQVSISGNSISGNLNGIALQDRNRKAAPSGESYHLADVSVTANTVDMHDGGATGVVQNSGITDIVTANNLRFNANRYLLASTVDKRFYQVGGALTFAQWQSTQDSTGSVRRYSEATPTPTPSTTAPTPTPTPDPSTTPPTPTPTPDPSTTPPTPDPTSTTPTPDPSTTTPPTSVPTTTPPTSVPTTTPPTSVPTTTPPTSVPTPKPTLPTISLTGGKVTDTFARRVSKGWGSTHGHAWTNKAQQLRASGNRGVAALSRGVWLDNTLQGIRKTNVTLTSRHRVLGTIGGTGTYLSLDARVIAKNVQYQGTVRVLPNGKISAIIYRLNHGAARIIGTEVFLGTRFSTGSPIAASFSVKGTYPTALSMTVVHGSGAGSAVRVTAKDSTPALQHSGGVGVTQGLSSRARASEKVQVRYDRFIVAY, via the coding sequence ATGTCCCCCACCCGCACCCTCGCACGGCTGCGCGTCGCCGCAGTCGCGCTCGCCGTCGCTGTGCCCGCCCTCGCGATTCCCGCCTTCGGGTCCGCGACCGCCGCGGCGTCGACGGCCTGCACCGTCACCGTGACGCCCTCGTCGAACTTCCGCGCCGCGGTCAACTCCGGCGCGAACGGCTCGGTCGTCTGCTTCGCCGCGGGCGTGTACCGGGTGACGGCGCCGCTGGCCCCGCGGCAGGGACAGACGCTGCGCGGCGAGCCCGGCGCCGTCCTCTCGGGCGCGGTCGCCGTCGACAGCTGGGCGGCGTCGGGCGCGCGCTACGTCGCCCACGGCTACCTCCCCGCGGCCTACTCCGACGGCGGGGTCTGCGAGAGCACGACCAGCAACGACTGCCGGCTCGCCGAGACGCTCCGGGTGAACGGTCGGCTGCTCAGCAGGGCCAGCAGTGCCGCCACCGTCACCGCCTCGAGCTACTACGCCGACTACGACACCAACGACATCTACCTCGGTGTCGCCCCGGCCCCCGGGCAGGCCGAGCTCTCGCGCACCCGGATCGGCATCCAGTCCTCGTCCTCCGACGTGGTCGTCGAGGGATTCACGATCGAGGGGTTCGCGTCGCTCTACCAGCGTGGGGCGGTCATGGTCTGCGGCCCCCGCTGGACGGTCCAGAACAACGTCGTGCGCTGGAACCACAACGTGGGGATCCAGCTCGCCCTCAGCGACGACGCACGGATCCTGTCGAACACGATCGACAGCAACGGCGAGACCGGCGTCTCGCAGTGGAAGTCGACGGGCGTCGTCATCAGCGGCAACACCATCTCGAACAACAACACCGACGGGTACTGGATCGCCGACGGGCAGTCGGGCGGGATCAAGTTCGCCGAGTCCACCGCGCTGTTCTCGAAGAACGTGGTGGCGGCCAACAAGGGCGTCGGGGTGTGGGCGGACTCCTACACCTACGGGATCACCATCGACCAGAACGTCATCCGTGACAACGACGCCGACGGCGTCCGCTTCGAGATCAGCAAGAACGGCGTCATCTCCGACAACCAGATCTCCGACAACGCCCTGCACCTCGGACGCACGTCGGGAACGTCGCTGTACAGCGGCGGTGGGGTCAACATCTCCAACGCGAGCCAGGTCTCGATCTCGGGCAACTCGATCAGCGGGAACCTCAACGGCATCGCGCTGCAGGACCGCAATCGCAAGGCCGCGCCCAGCGGGGAGAGCTATCACCTGGCGGACGTGTCGGTCACGGCCAACACGGTCGACATGCACGACGGGGGCGCCACGGGCGTGGTCCAGAACAGCGGGATCACCGACATCGTCACCGCCAACAACCTGCGGTTCAACGCGAACCGCTACCTGCTCGCAAGCACGGTCGACAAGCGCTTCTACCAGGTCGGCGGTGCCCTGACCTTCGCGCAGTGGCAGAGCACCCAGGACAGCACCGGTTCGGTCCGGCGCTACTCGGAGGCGACGCCCACCCCGACCCCGTCGACGACGGCCCCCACGCCCACACCGACCCCGGACCCGTCGACGACGCCCCCCACACCGACGCCCACGCCGGACCCGAGCACCACCCCCCCCACCCCGGACCCGACCAGCACCACCCCCACCCCGGACCCGAGCACCACGACTCCCCCCACGTCCGTGCCCACCACGACACCGCCCACGTCCGTGCCCACCACGACACCGCCCACATCCGTGCCCACCACGACACCGCCCACGTCCGTGCCGACGCCGAAGCCCACGCTGCCGACGATCTCGCTCACCGGCGGGAAGGTGACCGACACCTTCGCGCGCCGCGTGAGCAAGGGTTGGGGTTCCACCCACGGCCACGCCTGGACCAACAAGGCCCAGCAGCTCCGCGCGAGCGGAAACCGTGGCGTCGCCGCCCTCTCGCGGGGGGTCTGGTTGGACAACACACTCCAGGGCATCCGCAAGACGAACGTGACGCTCACCAGCCGGCACCGCGTCCTCGGCACGATCGGGGGAACGGGGACCTATCTCAGCCTGGACGCGCGCGTGATCGCCAAGAACGTGCAGTACCAGGGCACCGTCCGCGTCCTACCGAACGGCAAGATCAGCGCGATCATCTACCGGTTGAACCACGGTGCGGCGCGCATCATCGGCACGGAGGTCTTCCTCGGCACCCGCTTCTCGACCGGCTCCCCCATCGCCGCCTCGTTCTCGGTGAAGGGGACGTACCCGACGGCACTGTCGATGACCGTCGTCCACGGTTCGGGCGCCGGTTCGGCCGTGCGCGTGACGGCGAAGGACTCGACGCCGGCGCTGCAGCACTCCGGTGGAGTCGGCGTCACCCAGGGGCTGTCGTCACGGGCACGAGCCTCGGAGAAGGTGCAGGTCCGCTACGACCGCTTCATCGTCGCGTACTAG